In Acinetobacter sp. C32I, one genomic interval encodes:
- a CDS encoding DUF6231 family protein codes for MAEQNVITSMLDDLSQEQPIHTALCIGQQIDQNASIQWHYFNVTDFLSLPFTQRYDLGFVLFDTEEMQNITETQKSQLLVKLRDLMAKRIVVVSKLGDEKLLRSLGFTQLIDKTTHGSDFALWQFNILTYKHVPDWFNSKFWANPENWNKFRW; via the coding sequence ATGGCTGAACAAAATGTCATCACTTCTATGCTAGACGATTTATCTCAAGAACAGCCCATTCATACTGCACTTTGTATAGGTCAGCAGATTGACCAAAATGCTTCAATTCAATGGCATTATTTTAACGTAACTGACTTTTTAAGTCTGCCATTTACGCAGCGTTATGATTTAGGTTTTGTATTATTTGATACAGAAGAAATGCAAAATATCACCGAAACGCAAAAATCACAGCTGTTGGTGAAGTTACGTGACCTGATGGCCAAACGAATTGTCGTGGTCAGTAAACTGGGCGATGAAAAATTATTGCGTTCGCTTGGCTTTACTCAATTGATTGATAAAACCACACACGGCAGTGATTTTGCTTTATGGCAATTTAATATCTTGACTTATAAGCATGTACCTGACTGGTTTAACTCCAAGTTCTGGGCGAATCCTGAGAATTGGAATAAATTCCGCTGGTAA
- a CDS encoding YidB family protein, which translates to MTDLTNIVEILAKQALGGQQQSGQAGGLGGILGSVLGQLGGQQQNTQSQQGGLGGILGSVLGQLGGGNTSTQSNATGGNTAQTLLIAVLPLVLAWIQKQGGLQGALDKLKNAGLSNQVQSWVDPQQQNAQDVPEQNIQSLFDDQDVEQVAQQTQAPKQAIYGAIASVLPQVIDSLTPQGSSTNPQEANQDIQQVLNLVSGFLKK; encoded by the coding sequence ATGACTGATTTAACCAACATTGTTGAAATTTTAGCAAAGCAAGCTTTAGGCGGTCAGCAACAATCAGGCCAAGCGGGTGGTTTAGGTGGAATTTTAGGTTCTGTTTTAGGTCAACTTGGTGGTCAACAGCAAAATACCCAAAGCCAGCAAGGTGGCTTGGGTGGTATCTTGGGTTCAGTTTTAGGGCAATTGGGTGGTGGAAATACTTCAACCCAAAGTAATGCAACTGGTGGTAATACCGCACAAACTTTATTGATTGCAGTTTTACCATTGGTGTTAGCTTGGATTCAAAAACAAGGCGGTTTACAAGGTGCATTGGATAAACTAAAAAATGCCGGTTTATCGAATCAAGTGCAAAGCTGGGTAGATCCACAGCAACAAAATGCACAAGATGTGCCAGAGCAAAATATTCAAAGTTTATTTGATGACCAAGATGTAGAACAAGTTGCACAACAAACTCAAGCACCGAAACAAGCGATTTATGGTGCAATTGCTTCAGTTTTACCGCAAGTGATTGATTCTTTAACACCGCAAGGTAGCAGTACCAATCCACAAGAAGCCAACCAAGATATTCAGCAAGTTTTGAATTTGGTGAGTGGCTTCCTTAAAAAGTAA
- a CDS encoding cytosine permease: MHRDRSKQITTIESYGIEEIPAHARTASPFDLFRLSFGGANTFSTCVLGSFPIVFGLSFQAGFWAILCGVILGACILAPMGIFGARTGTNNAVASGAHFGVHGRVVGSFLSLLTAIAFFSLSVWSSGDALIGATQRLFDSSYQSNWLYGLVYSGFALLVLTICIYGFRFMLLVNRVAVIASSLLFFLGLFAFSKQFDSTYAGQIQLGQAGFWAAFTGAALIAFSNPISFGTFLGGWSRYIPKETASHKIMAAVFASQLATLIPFLFGLVTASIVARSAPMFIEQNNYIAGLIQIAPAWYFIPLCLIALIGGLSTGTTALYGTGLDMSSLFPKSLTRVKATIWVGLLSILFIFLGRFAANLTQSVMTFATLIVVCTSPWIIIMIIGFITRKGYYKNDDLQVFANGLKGGAYWFHHGWNWRGIIAWIPSALIGLCFVHLPDQFIGIWGHLFNGLDLSLPISITLAALLYISLLKLFPEPSNVYKATSSAKKTKQQCNRSLVSESQ, translated from the coding sequence ATGCATAGAGATCGTTCTAAACAGATTACAACAATCGAAAGTTATGGTATCGAAGAAATACCTGCACATGCCCGTACAGCAAGCCCTTTTGATCTATTTCGTTTAAGTTTTGGTGGCGCTAATACCTTTTCGACCTGTGTCTTAGGCAGCTTCCCAATTGTATTTGGCCTTTCTTTTCAAGCTGGATTCTGGGCAATCTTGTGTGGGGTTATCTTGGGGGCCTGTATCTTAGCGCCAATGGGAATTTTTGGTGCACGTACGGGAACCAACAACGCCGTGGCTTCTGGCGCCCATTTTGGCGTGCATGGCAGAGTTGTCGGCTCATTTTTATCCTTACTTACCGCTATCGCATTTTTTTCGCTCTCCGTGTGGAGTTCTGGCGATGCACTGATTGGTGCAACCCAACGTCTATTTGACAGTTCTTATCAAAGTAACTGGCTATATGGATTGGTCTATAGTGGCTTTGCCTTATTGGTGCTTACGATTTGTATCTATGGCTTTCGCTTTATGCTACTGGTGAACCGAGTGGCAGTGATTGCATCAAGTCTATTATTCTTTTTAGGTCTGTTTGCTTTTTCCAAGCAATTTGATTCAACTTACGCAGGACAAATTCAACTCGGACAAGCTGGATTTTGGGCAGCTTTCACAGGTGCAGCCTTAATTGCATTCAGTAACCCAATTTCCTTTGGTACTTTCTTAGGGGGCTGGTCGCGCTATATTCCTAAAGAAACAGCCTCCCATAAAATCATGGCAGCCGTATTTGCTTCACAGCTTGCAACCTTAATTCCCTTTCTGTTTGGTCTAGTCACCGCCAGCATTGTTGCTCGTAGTGCTCCCATGTTTATTGAACAAAATAATTACATCGCTGGACTGATTCAAATTGCGCCAGCTTGGTACTTTATTCCATTGTGTTTAATTGCACTGATTGGTGGTTTATCTACTGGAACTACAGCCTTGTACGGTACGGGTTTGGACATGTCGAGTCTTTTTCCAAAATCACTCACACGTGTTAAAGCCACGATCTGGGTTGGCCTATTGTCCATCCTGTTTATTTTTCTAGGTCGTTTTGCAGCGAATCTAACTCAAAGCGTCATGACTTTTGCCACTCTAATAGTGGTGTGCACCAGTCCATGGATCATCATTATGATTATCGGATTTATCACCCGTAAAGGTTACTATAAAAATGATGATTTACAGGTGTTTGCAAATGGCCTAAAAGGCGGCGCTTACTGGTTTCATCATGGTTGGAATTGGCGTGGCATCATCGCATGGATACCCAGTGCGCTTATCGGCCTTTGCTTTGTGCATTTACCAGATCAGTTTATTGGTATCTGGGGACATTTATTCAACGGTCTTGATTTGAGTTTACCGATCAGCATTACACTTGCAGCATTGCTTTATATTTCACTGCTCAAACTGTTCCCTGAGCCAAGTAATGTATATAAAGCAACATCTAGCGCGAAAAAGACCAAGCAGCAATGTAATCGATCATTGGTGTCAGAATCGCAATGA
- a CDS encoding MFS transporter: MKKDQSKRAAAAAFVGTTIEFYDFYVYATAAALVLGLVFFPETNPVTGTLAAFATFAVGFIARPIAAVIFGHLGDKLGRKKMLLFTMLLMGLATTGIGLIPSYAHIGIWAPVLLIVLRFLQGLSVGGEWGGAVLMASEHAPAHKKTFFASFAQMGSPAGLILCLLVFKGITSLDEQALLNWGWRVPFLLSFVFMLIGLAIRLGVEESPEFKQMQAKQEIAKYPVKELLKNYWPQVVFAGLAITIGTAGFFFTNTFMISYVTQYMGISRPTILDALFWVTLFEFLAMPIAAWYASKVGTHRFLFWAAILCIAIPYPMFMLVSTQNIYYIVLGITLAVIALSSLYAVVAGFMAEAFPAHVRYSGISISYQMIAAITSGTTPIIGTLLAQHYAGQWLPLAFLFSFLSLLSLIGICGITRLRKKQLSQEQAEQKHVSPKQAA; this comes from the coding sequence ATGAAAAAAGATCAATCAAAACGGGCTGCTGCCGCGGCCTTCGTTGGAACAACAATCGAATTTTATGACTTCTATGTTTACGCCACAGCTGCAGCTCTTGTTCTCGGCTTGGTATTTTTCCCTGAAACCAATCCTGTAACAGGGACATTAGCGGCATTTGCAACCTTTGCTGTCGGTTTTATTGCCAGACCAATCGCTGCCGTTATTTTCGGGCATTTAGGCGATAAATTAGGTCGCAAAAAAATGTTGTTATTTACCATGCTGCTGATGGGACTGGCCACCACTGGCATTGGCTTGATTCCCAGCTATGCGCATATTGGGATTTGGGCCCCTGTTCTTCTCATCGTACTACGCTTTTTGCAAGGCTTGTCAGTCGGTGGTGAATGGGGTGGCGCAGTACTCATGGCCAGCGAACATGCTCCTGCCCATAAAAAAACTTTTTTCGCCTCTTTTGCCCAAATGGGCAGCCCAGCAGGTCTGATTTTGTGCCTTTTGGTCTTTAAAGGCATTACCTCTTTGGATGAACAAGCCTTACTCAACTGGGGCTGGCGTGTGCCCTTTTTACTCAGCTTTGTATTTATGCTCATTGGCCTTGCTATCCGTCTAGGCGTAGAGGAATCCCCTGAATTTAAACAGATGCAAGCCAAACAAGAAATAGCCAAATACCCTGTAAAAGAGTTGCTTAAAAACTATTGGCCACAAGTGGTTTTTGCTGGCCTGGCGATTACCATTGGGACAGCGGGTTTCTTTTTCACCAATACCTTTATGATTAGCTATGTCACTCAATATATGGGGATCAGCCGCCCCACGATTTTAGATGCTTTGTTTTGGGTCACTCTATTTGAATTTTTAGCCATGCCAATTGCAGCTTGGTATGCCAGTAAAGTGGGGACACATCGTTTTCTGTTCTGGGCTGCAATCCTCTGTATCGCCATTCCATATCCAATGTTTATGCTGGTGAGTACCCAAAATATTTATTACATCGTGTTGGGGATTACGCTTGCGGTCATTGCGCTGTCTTCTTTATATGCAGTTGTCGCTGGCTTTATGGCGGAAGCTTTTCCTGCACATGTCCGTTATTCAGGGATTTCCATTTCCTATCAAATGATTGCGGCAATCACCAGTGGAACCACACCCATCATTGGCACTTTGTTGGCTCAACATTATGCAGGCCAATGGCTACCTTTGGCGTTCTTATTTAGTTTTCTCTCGCTGCTGTCCCTTATTGGCATTTGTGGCATTACCCGACTAAGAAAAAAGCAACTTTCTCAGGAACAGGCTGAACAAAAGCATGTCAGCCCCAAACAAGCCGCTTAA
- the speB gene encoding agmatinase yields MNKRLNQPLGGNEMPRFGGIASMLRLPVVDNDAGLAELDAAFIGIPLDIGTSLRSGTRFGPRQIRAESVMIRPYNMATGAAPFDSLNVADIGDVPINTFNLTEAVRIIEEHYDRVLAHPIIPLTIGGDHTLTLPILRAIHKKHGPVGLVHIDAHADVNDEMFGEKVAHGTTFRRAAEEGLLDCQRVVQIGLRAQGYSADDFNWSRRQGFRVVQAEECWHKSLAPLMQEVRAQVAGGPVYLSFDIDGIDPAWAPGTGTPEIGGLTTIQAMEIIRGCQGLDLIGCDLVEVSPPYDTTGNTSLLGANLLYEMLCVLPGVKIRK; encoded by the coding sequence ATGAACAAACGCTTAAATCAACCGCTCGGTGGTAATGAAATGCCGCGTTTTGGTGGCATTGCCTCCATGTTACGACTACCAGTTGTCGATAATGATGCAGGTTTGGCCGAACTGGATGCGGCTTTTATTGGGATTCCTCTAGATATTGGTACATCATTACGCTCAGGCACGCGTTTTGGCCCGCGGCAAATTCGTGCCGAATCGGTCATGATTCGCCCATATAACATGGCAACAGGCGCAGCACCCTTTGATTCACTCAATGTGGCTGATATTGGTGATGTCCCGATCAACACCTTTAATTTGACAGAAGCAGTGCGCATTATCGAAGAACATTATGATCGCGTACTGGCTCATCCGATTATTCCGCTCACGATTGGTGGTGATCACACGCTGACCCTTCCAATCCTGCGTGCGATCCATAAAAAACATGGGCCTGTTGGTTTGGTTCATATCGATGCGCATGCAGACGTCAATGATGAGATGTTTGGTGAAAAAGTTGCACATGGCACCACCTTTCGACGTGCTGCTGAAGAAGGACTACTTGATTGTCAGCGCGTTGTACAAATTGGTTTACGGGCTCAAGGCTATAGTGCAGATGACTTCAATTGGAGTCGGCGACAAGGCTTTCGCGTGGTTCAAGCTGAAGAATGCTGGCATAAATCACTCGCTCCCTTAATGCAGGAAGTAAGAGCACAAGTTGCTGGCGGGCCTGTGTATTTATCCTTTGATATTGATGGTATTGATCCTGCTTGGGCGCCAGGTACAGGAACCCCTGAAATTGGTGGTTTGACCACGATTCAAGCCATGGAAATTATCCGCGGCTGTCAGGGTCTAGATCTGATCGGCTGTGATTTGGTTGAAGTCTCACCGCCTTATGACACCACAGGCAATACCTCATTGCTTGGTGCGAATCTGCTGTATGAAATGTTATGCGTCCTCCCAGGGGTAAAAATACGTAAATAA
- a CDS encoding LysR family transcriptional regulator encodes MTHMDIKLVRIFVSIVKNQGFANAQQELNLSTSAISTYMNQLEHMVGFKLCERGRGGFALTQKGEMFFQEAKRILNELENFSRHTAQIKGELTGTIKIGMLDSMVTDRNIPLDQIIQQFSEQNPNVYIKLQVQPPYELQMGILENRFDVAIGSFFLKMNGVMYQALHKEQQWLFCSDTHRLYKQQGLTAEIIRREKMVSRGYWSHTELAKQGFKHSFATVDSMEAQLVLILSGQYIGYLPEHFAQYWVEQQRLKVLLPATFGYTAPFSLIFRRGRTKEPVIQSFRKIIKDFF; translated from the coding sequence ATGACGCATATGGATATCAAGTTAGTTCGAATTTTTGTCAGTATTGTAAAGAATCAAGGGTTTGCCAATGCCCAGCAAGAGCTCAACCTATCAACCTCGGCCATCAGTACCTATATGAATCAATTGGAGCATATGGTCGGTTTCAAATTATGTGAACGTGGACGTGGTGGTTTTGCATTAACTCAAAAAGGTGAAATGTTTTTTCAGGAAGCCAAGCGCATACTCAATGAGTTAGAAAATTTTTCCAGACATACTGCTCAGATCAAAGGCGAACTGACGGGTACCATTAAAATAGGGATGCTGGATTCGATGGTGACAGATCGAAATATCCCTTTAGATCAAATCATCCAACAGTTTTCAGAACAGAATCCAAATGTTTATATTAAATTGCAGGTGCAACCTCCCTATGAGTTGCAGATGGGGATTTTGGAAAATCGTTTTGATGTTGCGATTGGATCTTTTTTTCTAAAGATGAATGGCGTGATGTATCAAGCCTTGCACAAAGAACAGCAGTGGTTGTTTTGCAGTGACACACATCGTTTATATAAGCAGCAAGGTCTAACGGCAGAAATTATTCGGCGTGAAAAAATGGTCAGTCGTGGTTATTGGAGTCATACCGAATTGGCCAAACAAGGATTTAAGCATTCTTTTGCTACAGTTGATTCGATGGAAGCACAATTAGTGCTTATTTTATCAGGACAATATATTGGTTATTTACCAGAGCATTTTGCCCAATATTGGGTGGAACAGCAACGCTTAAAAGTGTTACTTCCAGCAACATTTGGCTATACAGCACCATTTTCGCTTATTTTTAGACGAGGCAGAACCAAAGAGCCTGTTATTCAGAGTTTCCGTAAAATTATCAAAGACTTTTTTTGA
- a CDS encoding porin, with amino-acid sequence MKKLLLAATVATLAMNAAQAAPTLYGKLNVTLDQIDKNGFKDESVTKVNSNASRIGVKGEEKLTDNLSAVYLIEWQISADGDGDVFSNRNRYVGIKSDGIGTLKVGQFDSYFKNAAGNNQDIFNDHNELDMTKVLVGEDRLKNVIGFETDKKLLGGLAFNIMFQQGEESSAVKNNAKGQKGSRDGFGDGVSTSLTYENKDWGLAAAVAGNFGVASKYNAYSDLSGDNSVYSDAIRVTGSLDLTPAGVDGLVFGALWQTAQPTDDTVAVTSGTPAVVTSYKGLQEDAYGVTAAYVIPSTPVKLKAEYISSTTEVNGREDRKQDLYGVGADYQINKQTRFYGVVGQQKRDWLVKDDKKTTIGFGMEYNF; translated from the coding sequence ATGAAAAAATTGCTTCTTGCTGCTACTGTAGCAACTTTAGCCATGAATGCAGCACAAGCAGCACCAACATTGTATGGTAAGCTCAATGTGACTTTAGATCAAATCGATAAAAATGGCTTTAAAGATGAAAGCGTAACAAAAGTAAACTCTAACGCTTCTCGTATTGGTGTGAAAGGTGAAGAAAAACTGACTGATAACCTTTCTGCAGTTTACTTGATCGAATGGCAAATTAGTGCAGATGGTGACGGTGATGTATTCAGTAACCGTAACCGTTATGTCGGTATTAAATCTGATGGTATCGGTACTTTAAAAGTAGGTCAGTTCGATTCTTACTTTAAAAATGCTGCGGGTAACAACCAAGATATTTTCAACGACCACAATGAACTGGATATGACTAAAGTTTTAGTGGGTGAAGATCGTTTAAAGAACGTGATTGGCTTTGAAACAGATAAAAAATTACTTGGCGGTCTAGCATTCAACATCATGTTCCAACAAGGTGAAGAATCATCAGCTGTTAAAAATAATGCAAAAGGCCAAAAAGGCAGCCGTGATGGTTTTGGTGATGGTGTTTCTACCTCTCTTACTTATGAAAATAAAGATTGGGGCTTAGCAGCAGCTGTTGCAGGTAACTTTGGCGTCGCTTCTAAATATAATGCTTATAGTGACTTAAGCGGTGATAATAGCGTTTATTCAGATGCCATCCGTGTAACAGGTTCTTTGGATTTAACGCCTGCAGGTGTTGATGGTCTAGTGTTTGGTGCATTATGGCAAACAGCTCAACCAACAGATGACACTGTTGCGGTAACAAGCGGTACTCCAGCTGTTGTAACATCTTATAAAGGCTTGCAAGAAGATGCTTATGGCGTAACAGCTGCATACGTAATCCCTTCTACTCCTGTGAAGTTAAAAGCAGAATATATCTCTTCTACAACTGAAGTGAATGGTCGTGAAGATCGTAAACAAGATCTTTACGGTGTAGGTGCTGATTATCAAATCAACAAACAAACACGTTTCTACGGTGTTGTAGGTCAACAAAAACGTGATTGGTTAGTGAAAGATGATAAGAAAACAACCATCGGTTTTGGTATGGAATATAACTTCTAA
- a CDS encoding HIT family protein, giving the protein MAYDDQNIFARILRGELPAIKIYEDDQVLAFMDIMPQADGHALVIPKSPAVTLLDLPADAAAYTIQIVQKIAKAMETALDAKGIVLMQLSGVAAGQTVPHVHFHLIPSSVHELGRHAAKMGDQDKITALAEKIKAAL; this is encoded by the coding sequence ATGGCATACGATGACCAAAATATTTTTGCACGAATCCTACGTGGTGAATTACCTGCAATCAAAATCTATGAAGACGATCAGGTTCTCGCTTTTATGGATATCATGCCCCAAGCAGATGGTCATGCTTTAGTGATTCCAAAGAGTCCAGCTGTTACCTTATTGGACCTCCCTGCCGATGCAGCTGCATATACCATTCAAATCGTGCAGAAAATTGCCAAGGCAATGGAAACTGCTTTAGATGCCAAAGGTATCGTCCTTATGCAGCTTTCAGGTGTAGCAGCGGGACAAACCGTCCCTCATGTGCATTTCCATCTAATTCCAAGTTCAGTACATGAACTTGGTCGTCATGCCGCAAAAATGGGTGATCAAGACAAAATTACAGCGCTCGCTGAAAAAATCAAAGCTGCACTTTAA
- a CDS encoding YARHG domain-containing protein: MNKLMVAVFAGLITLTGFSVQAATPEQECKKLQDDSNLIYASKGFCFKDADAKAKFGNENCHTTKPKFSDKEQQRLDEIKARQKELNCK, translated from the coding sequence ATGAATAAGTTAATGGTTGCGGTTTTTGCTGGCTTAATTACCCTAACAGGTTTTAGTGTACAAGCTGCAACACCAGAACAAGAATGTAAAAAGTTACAGGATGACTCGAACCTGATCTATGCATCTAAAGGATTCTGTTTTAAAGACGCTGATGCTAAAGCGAAGTTTGGTAACGAAAATTGCCATACGACTAAGCCAAAGTTTTCTGATAAAGAACAACAACGTCTTGATGAAATCAAAGCTCGTCAAAAAGAGCTTAACTGCAAATAA
- a CDS encoding lysozyme — protein MKTILDYFRKHIDVRHPQKWNDAKDKQMNVATAYDTGDMLGAAFDFEMSISAHGINLITSFEDLKLHAYDDSVGVWSIGFGTTVYPTGVRVKQGDYCTSEQAKSFFQHDLKYFQKAVNEAVTVPLSQNQFDALVSLAYNIGSNAFKNSTLLKYLNALAYQDAADQFLVWNKGGGKVLKGLVRRREAERKLFLKRG, from the coding sequence ATGAAGACTATCTTGGATTATTTCCGCAAGCACATTGATGTTAGGCACCCTCAAAAATGGAATGATGCTAAAGATAAGCAAATGAATGTTGCAACGGCTTATGATACCGGCGATATGTTAGGTGCAGCCTTTGATTTTGAAATGTCTATAAGTGCTCATGGTATCAATCTTATTACAAGCTTTGAGGATTTAAAGCTACATGCCTATGACGATAGCGTTGGTGTGTGGTCTATTGGATTTGGCACCACAGTTTATCCAACGGGTGTTCGAGTTAAGCAAGGGGATTATTGTACATCAGAGCAAGCAAAGTCTTTTTTTCAACATGATTTAAAGTACTTTCAAAAGGCTGTAAATGAAGCTGTCACTGTTCCACTTTCTCAGAATCAATTCGATGCTCTGGTTTCATTAGCATACAACATCGGCAGCAATGCTTTCAAAAATTCGACATTGCTAAAGTATTTGAATGCACTAGCTTACCAAGATGCGGCAGACCAGTTTTTGGTTTGGAATAAAGGTGGTGGTAAGGTCTTAAAAGGATTAGTTCGCCGTCGGGAGGCTGAGAGAAAGTTGTTTCTAAAAAGAGGTTAA
- a CDS encoding multidrug efflux SMR transporter: protein MAWAYLILAGIFEIVWAYSMKMSDGFTRLTPSIITIVFMILSFGLLAVAMKTLPLGTAYTIWVGIGAVGAFLIGIFFLHEPMGFLRLLAAASIVFGVVLMKVTTP, encoded by the coding sequence ATGGCTTGGGCATATCTAATTTTAGCTGGTATTTTTGAAATTGTATGGGCATATTCAATGAAAATGTCTGACGGTTTTACCAGGCTCACCCCTAGCATCATTACCATTGTATTCATGATTTTGAGTTTCGGTTTACTGGCTGTCGCTATGAAGACCTTGCCTTTAGGCACTGCTTATACGATTTGGGTCGGAATCGGAGCTGTTGGTGCCTTTCTGATTGGAATATTCTTTTTACATGAACCTATGGGTTTTTTACGCCTATTAGCTGCTGCATCTATCGTATTCGGTGTGGTATTAATGAAAGTGACAACACCCTAG
- a CDS encoding BLUF domain-containing protein — protein MESVRLLYVSKIKHIDSNLKTDLIKILDEAVDFNYRNDIRGVLYYGHGYFVQCLEGQKDIVDDLFYNKIVKDERHINCEILYYTVCENPFFSQWSMKFSPINQNISDFFMKYHLEEFNPYLLTAETVEKFVSVLAGEPEYDVQAYVS, from the coding sequence ATGGAGTCTGTTAGACTTTTATACGTAAGTAAAATTAAGCATATTGACTCTAACTTAAAAACAGATTTAATTAAAATTCTCGATGAAGCTGTAGACTTTAATTACCGCAATGATATTAGAGGTGTTTTATATTATGGTCATGGTTATTTTGTACAATGTTTAGAAGGTCAAAAAGACATTGTTGATGATTTATTTTATAACAAAATTGTGAAAGATGAACGTCATATCAATTGTGAAATTCTCTATTACACGGTGTGCGAGAATCCATTTTTCTCTCAGTGGTCTATGAAATTTTCACCCATCAATCAGAACATTTCAGACTTTTTTATGAAATATCATTTAGAAGAGTTTAACCCTTATTTGTTAACGGCCGAAACCGTTGAGAAATTCGTTTCTGTTCTAGCTGGAGAGCCTGAATATGATGTACAAGCATATGTTTCATAA
- a CDS encoding LysE family transporter: MVSFLFIGLIITILLTPGPTNTLLASSGIQTGIKGSLKLIPAEVIGYFIAITTWGFLLESVSHYVPWLPPLIKLLSATFIIYLAIKLWITSTKELDLNQPLITSKALFVATLLNPKALLFASAIFPHTAWLNLHEYIVHMGIFLALITPIAFLWIAFGSILISNKISWLNQRNLQRSAAFVLTFFAMPLAYSAISSF, translated from the coding sequence ATGGTGTCATTTCTATTTATTGGTTTGATCATTACGATCTTACTAACACCAGGTCCAACGAATACATTATTGGCTTCGTCTGGAATCCAAACGGGTATTAAAGGTTCACTAAAATTAATCCCTGCTGAGGTTATTGGTTATTTTATTGCCATTACAACATGGGGCTTTTTACTTGAGTCTGTTTCACACTATGTGCCTTGGCTACCGCCTTTAATTAAGCTGCTTAGTGCGACTTTTATTATCTATTTGGCAATTAAGTTATGGATTACTTCAACCAAAGAGTTGGATTTGAACCAACCTTTGATTACGTCTAAGGCTTTATTTGTAGCAACCTTACTGAACCCTAAAGCTTTATTATTCGCTTCAGCCATTTTTCCACACACTGCTTGGCTCAACCTACATGAATATATTGTTCATATGGGCATATTCTTAGCATTGATCACCCCAATTGCTTTTTTATGGATTGCATTTGGATCTATTTTAATTTCCAACAAAATTTCTTGGCTGAATCAACGCAACTTACAACGTTCAGCAGCATTTGTTTTAACTTTCTTTGCGATGCCGCTGGCTTATTCAGCAATTTCATCGTTCTAA